A single region of the Pseudorhodoplanes sp. genome encodes:
- a CDS encoding EAL domain-containing protein has product MHTETAAQKPSHSKPSTRLVFIRALALLTVGIAAVKILQASLSNWGAVGAPYQTATLIDNILMPVVIATISALTVWVNLASHSPVKRRYAFIAGLIAGCVVAAWELILQQSVGALNVTLGTTSSLVFSILSLSGAAIPPVGWMLWLALNAEQTLAIPDKAHGAVESEFRPHVLVLAGMAALLGFFAVAGLTATLIWSQERSKIERNADLINLSGRQRMLSQQIARYAALIERQPHDYIEXMESVLSHMRLDAARLDALISSLPAVGKXDSEPMAQTLRAMSNVRRALWRASEQYLAQIAGRDALQSSDAHRVQSIADELTDVMERVVSILGASANKHMLETTQKVTRFGILLIIMLVIGTLNXVLPVAWVVYHQHRRLDAHARXLVATREEAQRTLSQLLAYEAALSKKAIISVTDLRGKILKVNDMFCEVSGYSRDELIGQNHRIINSGHHXPEFFREMWRTIRSGXLWTSDXCNRAKDGXLYWVDTTIVPILDRHDRINQYLSVRYDITARRYEREALRESEIHLKRAQAVAKVGSWSLDLTTSRLRWSDETYRIFGXPVGTXLNYDLFLAXVHPDDRXRVBHAWQQALKGXDYBVEHRVTVDGELRYVREKADIEFDXNXRALRAVGTVHDITEQKSAELRLLWQAQYDTLTELPNRRLFQDRLEHSLNXRMRDGRTGAVLMVDLDHFKNVNDSLGHKAGDDILIAAAQRLKECVRHEDTVARFGGDEFLVLLDDIGPEHASLVAEKIQKALVRPFEVEQRELHLGSSIGICIFPSDGKTVDEILLFADAAMYAAKHAGRKAVCFYSSAINEKLQEKVSLVEELHTALVENQLGLVFQPIIDLRSNVLGKCEALIRWHHPSKGVLNPGQFIPVAETYGLMPEIEGWVIKNVVLQSDLWRCEGIEVQISVNISAHYLRSDQQVASLIDLLQKHRADNTKFILEITESHLMHDEGAQFARVARLVEAGAEIAIDDFGTGYSSLSYLTRLPAKYLKLDRSFITNLNSSLQQRLVRSVISIAHDVGMHVVAEGVETKDQLDLLLEYECDYAQGYLFAKPLSAADFSQHFKSFAGGLIQRRLARLA; this is encoded by the coding sequence ATGCATACCGAGACAGCAGCGCAAAAGCCAAGCCATTCCAAGCCGAGTACTCGGCTTGTGTTCATTCGTGCATTGGCCTTGCTCACCGTCGGCATTGCCGCGGTGAAAATCCTGCAAGCGTCGCTATCAAACTGGGGCGCCGTTGGCGCGCCCTATCAGACGGCAACGCTGATCGACAATATTCTGATGCCGGTAGTCATAGCCACGATATCGGCCCTGACGGTCTGGGTCAATCTTGCATCCCATTCCCCGGTCAAGCGCCGCTACGCATTCATTGCCGGCCTCATTGCAGGATGCGTTGTCGCCGCATGGGAACTGATCCTGCAACAATCGGTCGGCGCGCTAAACGTCACGCTTGGCACGACGAGCAGCTTGGTCTTTTCGATCCTGTCGCTCTCTGGCGCCGCAATTCCGCCTGTCGGCTGGATGCTGTGGTTGGCCTTGAATGCAGAACAAACGCTGGCGATACCTGATAAGGCACATGGCGCCGTCGAATCAGAGTTCCGTCCGCATGTGCTGGTACTGGCTGGAATGGCTGCATTGCTCGGCTTTTTTGCCGTCGCCGGCCTGACAGCAACGCTGATCTGGTCGCAGGAACGATCAAAGATCGAGCGCAACGCGGACCTGATCAATCTGTCAGGTCGGCAACGGATGCTCAGCCAGCAGATAGCGCGCTACGCYGCGCTGATCGAACGCCAGCCGCATGATTATATYGAGGRRATGGAAAGCGTCCTGTCTCACATGAGACTCGATGCCGCGCGGCTGGACGCACTGATTTCTTCGCTGCCCGCAGTCGGRAAGGYCGATTCGGAGCCCATGGCGCAGACCCTGCGTGCCATGAGCAATGTGCGGCGTGCTCTCTGGCGAGCGTCGGAACAATATCTGGCCCAGATCGCCGGCCGGGATGCGCTGCAGAGTTCGGACGCTCACCGGGTCCAGTCGATCGCCGACGAATTAACGGATGTCATGGAGCGTGTCGTATCCATCTTGGGCGCGAGCGCCAACAAGCACATGCTGGAGACGACTCAGAAAGTCACACGGTTCGGCATTCTYCTYATYATCATGCTTGTAATCGGGACGCTGAATRTTGTGCTGCCAGTCGCCTGGGTCGTGTATCATCAGCATCGGCGCCTGGACGCCCACGCGCGGAYGCTGGTCGCAACGCGTGAAGAAGCGCAACGCACGCTCAGCCAGCTTCTCGCCTATGAGGCTGCTCTGTCAAAGAAAGCCATCATCTCCGTAACTGACCTCCGCGGCAAGATTCTGAAGGTCAACGACATGTTTTGCGAGGTCAGYGGGTACAGYCGCGACGAGTTGATCGGCCARAACCATCGYATCATAAACTCAGGACATCATYCGCCGGAGTTCTTCCGRGAAATGTGGCGCACCATCAGAAGCGGARAATTGTGGACTAGTGATSTATGTAAYCGYGCCAAAGACGGRASGCTATATTGGGTYGATACRACCATCGTTCCGATATTGGATAGACATGACCGGATCAATCAGTATCTGTCCGTCCGCTACGACATCACAGCGCGCAGRTATGARCGGGAGGCGCTGAGRGAGAGCGAGATACATTTGAAGCGGGCGCAGGCGGTCGCGAAGGTGGGGAGTTGGAGCCTGGACCTCACCACAAGCCGGCTGCGCTGGTCGGATGAGACCTACCGGATATTCGGTSTGCCRGTGGGTACGSCGCTCAATTATGACCTATTCCTGGCGMAAGTGCATCCTGACGAYCGAGRTCGTGTYRACCACGCSTGGCAACAGGCGCTGAAGGGKRAGGACTATRATGTCGAGCACCGGGTCACTGTCGATGGTGAGCTCCGGTATGTGCGCGAGAAGGCTGATATTGARTTTGACSMGAATRGACGAGCATTACGYGCCGTTGGAACGGTRCACGAYATTACAGAGCAAAAGTCCGCCGAACTCAGGCTGCTCTGGCAAGCCCAATATGACACGCTGACCGAGCTGCCGAACCGAAGATTGTTCCAGGACCGGCTTGAGCACTCGCTGAATRGCAGAATGCGGGATGGCAGGACCGGCGCAGTCCTGATGGTKGATCTCGATCACTTCAAGAATGTGAACGATAGCCTGGGTCACAAGGCCGGCGACGATATYCTCATTGCCGCCGCCCAAAGGCTCAAGGAGTGCGTTAGGCATGAGGATACGGTCGCACGTTTCGGCGGAGATGAGTTTCTCGTGCTGCTGGACGATATTGGGCCTGAACACGCAAGTCTCGTAGCGGAAAAGATCCAGAAAGCGCTTGTGCGGCCGTTTGAGGTGGAGCAGCGCGAGCTGCATCTTGGGAGCAGCATCGGAATTTGCATATTCCCGAGCGACGGCAAAACGGTTGATGAAATTCTCCTATTTGCTGATGCGGCAATGTATGCGGCCAAGCATGCGGGCCGGAAAGCGGTATGCTTCTATTCGTCCGCCATCAATGAGAAGCTGCAGGAAAAGGTTTCCCTTGTTGAGGAATTGCATACCGCGCTGGTTGAGAACCAGCTCGGACTGGTGTTTCAGCCGATCATCGACCTCAGGTCGAACGTGCTTGGGAAATGTGAGGCGCTCATAAGGTGGCATCATCCCAGCAAAGGGGTCCTCAATCCCGGACAATTCATTCCGGTCGCAGAAACTTACGGCCTCATGCCCGAAATCGAAGGATGGGTCATTAAAAATGTGGTTCTCCAGTCAGACCTGTGGAGATGCGAAGGCATCGAGGTTCAGATCTCGGTGAACATTTCCGCCCATTACCTGCGGTCCGATCAGCAGGTCGCATCCCTCATAGATCTTCTGCAAAAGCATCGGGCTGACAATACCAAATTCATACTGGAGATAACCGAGTCCCATCTGATGCACGACGAGGGCGCCCAGTTTGCCCGTGTGGCCCGTCTGGTCGAGGCCGGAGCGGAGATCGCAATCGATGATTTCGGAACGGGATATTCTTCACTGAGCTATCTGACGCGTCTTCCCGCAAAATATCTCAAGCTCGACAGGTCATTTATCACAAATCTCAACTCATCTCTCCAGCAGCGGCTGGTTCGGTCAGTGATCAGTATCGCCCACGATGTGGGAATGCACGTTGTTGCGGAAGGAGTGGAAACAAAAGATCAATTGGATTTGCTGCTTGAATATGAATGCGATTATGCTCAGGGTTATCTTTTTGCCAAGCCCCTTAGCGCGGCGGACTTCTCCCAGCACTTCAAATCCTTCGCGGGCGGCTTGATCCAGCGGCGCCTGGCGAGATTGGCCTGA